In a genomic window of Thiosocius teredinicola:
- a CDS encoding GGDEF domain-containing protein, translating to MGMRQDNRTLYSAISLIIALFLGMGLSAIYAVFDLNRDVERLYRHPFAVSNAVKNIRIHLASMRGMMKDIIQLESDENILKQARTISDRDIEVLREFDTVFDRFLGNPEQIHAFHDAFTEWRSSRDEVIFLVRSGQRQAAKALSQGRQAEQAAALERQATDVVDFAVAKAREFQAKAAERRENYFLLLGMLLALVLLLSIWITQKAMMRLHRSQQTLLRQSQLIDEHIGMATMDTAGQIKTASRQLARMLSVPPRKLPGLRAEAILPVGEDAPSVQDIIDFGGSGRNWFGRAQSADADIAAKFFSLEAHPVHDEHLNVQEFMLLYEDITEKVRIEELSRIDKLTDLPNRRAYDERIEYLVRRARRDRCNLTLAVIDVDNFKAFNDLYGHPQGDYALTQVADVLTSAMRRPDDHAFRLGGEEFALLFIGLDVERSSKLLETVRSNVEALGLVHAGNTGVSNVLTVSIGAVVASDSHALRPQVMYQQADQQLYRAKRKRNDLAVLEGTELTVVENLAAAEHPADQQQEKS from the coding sequence ATGGGTATGCGACAAGACAACAGGACGTTGTATTCAGCGATCAGTTTGATTATCGCTCTGTTCCTCGGGATGGGCCTGTCTGCCATTTATGCGGTCTTCGACCTCAATCGTGATGTCGAACGACTGTATCGACATCCGTTTGCGGTCAGCAACGCAGTCAAGAACATCCGCATCCATCTCGCCTCCATGCGCGGCATGATGAAAGACATCATTCAGCTCGAATCGGATGAAAACATCCTGAAGCAAGCGCGCACCATCAGTGATCGTGATATCGAGGTGTTGCGCGAGTTCGATACGGTCTTCGACCGTTTTCTCGGCAATCCTGAGCAGATCCACGCCTTTCACGATGCATTCACCGAATGGCGAAGTTCACGGGACGAAGTGATTTTCCTGGTGCGCTCCGGCCAACGCCAGGCGGCGAAAGCATTGTCGCAAGGCAGACAGGCAGAACAGGCTGCGGCACTGGAACGTCAGGCTACGGATGTCGTGGACTTCGCCGTCGCCAAGGCCCGCGAGTTCCAGGCCAAGGCAGCAGAACGACGCGAAAATTATTTTCTGCTGCTCGGCATGTTGCTCGCACTGGTGTTGCTGTTGTCGATCTGGATAACGCAGAAGGCGATGATGCGCCTCCACCGCAGCCAGCAAACCCTATTGCGACAATCGCAATTGATCGATGAGCACATCGGCATGGCGACCATGGACACCGCCGGTCAGATCAAGACCGCCAGCAGACAGTTGGCGCGCATGCTCAGCGTACCGCCGCGCAAGCTGCCGGGCCTGCGCGCAGAAGCCATACTGCCGGTCGGCGAAGATGCGCCGTCGGTGCAAGACATTATCGACTTCGGTGGCAGCGGACGTAACTGGTTCGGCCGCGCCCAATCTGCCGATGCCGATATCGCCGCCAAGTTTTTCTCGCTCGAGGCACACCCGGTTCACGATGAACACCTGAATGTTCAGGAATTCATGCTGCTGTACGAAGACATTACGGAAAAAGTGCGGATCGAGGAATTGTCGCGCATCGACAAGCTCACCGACCTGCCCAACAGGCGGGCCTATGATGAGCGGATTGAGTACCTCGTGCGTCGGGCAAGGCGCGATCGCTGCAACCTGACCCTGGCGGTGATCGATGTCGACAATTTCAAAGCGTTCAATGATCTGTACGGCCATCCGCAGGGCGACTACGCACTGACCCAGGTTGCCGACGTATTGACCTCTGCCATGCGCCGGCCGGACGACCATGCATTCCGGCTCGGTGGTGAAGAATTCGCTTTGTTGTTCATCGGCCTCGATGTCGAACGCTCCTCCAAACTGTTGGAAACCGTTCGCAGCAACGTCGAGGCATTGGGTCTGGTGCATGCCGGCAATACCGGCGTCAGCAATGTACTGACAGTCTCGATCGGTGCCGTGGTGGCCAGCGACAGCCACGCCCTTCGCCCCCAAGTCATGTACCAACAGGCCGATCAACAACTGTATCGCGCCAAACGCAAACGCAACGATCTGGCCGTGCTCGAAGGCACCGAACTCACCGTAGTCGAAAACCTTGCCGCCGCCGAACATCCGGCTGACCAACAGCAGGAGAAAAGCTGA
- a CDS encoding DUF302 domain-containing protein yields MRKLLPALCLLMVSLGVHAAAPGVMRFDAKAPLSKTYPAVYAALEEARFWVVFEADVGGGMAGLAERWGDDYNRNALDAIKSIVVCNAWYANQVSNADPDLLALCPIRVSLVEKDGITRVLFARPTLVAEGSPAIGIVKEIEDVIAKALQSAVSKAEKD; encoded by the coding sequence ATGAGGAAGTTGTTGCCGGCGCTGTGCCTGCTGATGGTGTCGTTGGGTGTACATGCGGCCGCGCCGGGGGTCATGCGTTTCGACGCCAAGGCGCCGTTGAGCAAGACCTATCCGGCGGTGTACGCGGCGCTGGAAGAGGCGCGCTTCTGGGTGGTATTCGAAGCGGACGTCGGTGGTGGCATGGCTGGCCTTGCCGAACGCTGGGGCGACGACTACAACCGCAATGCGCTCGACGCGATCAAGAGTATCGTCGTCTGCAATGCCTGGTATGCCAATCAAGTGAGTAACGCCGACCCCGACCTGTTGGCGCTGTGCCCGATACGCGTGAGTTTGGTCGAAAAAGACGGCATCACGCGGGTGCTGTTCGCCCGGCCGACCCTGGTTGCCGAGGGCAGCCCGGCCATCGGTATCGTCAAAGAGATCGAGGATGTGATCGCCAAGGCGCTGCAGTCCGCTGTCAGCAAAGCGGAGAAGGATTGA
- a CDS encoding uroporphyrinogen-III C-methyltransferase, which produces MSEEDPKPGVIIDVEPEDATPAPDEHAIDADNEPQAQTPTETGQEKSGSNILPLVIAIIALLSVAGAGWYGYEYTKQLREELAAMNVRVEQAREQQTQLNNALGNATETLRAQEGVLGEQQQVLSQQQDAVQQARDAFKQQEQKLADENVRLQEREAELRAAVADVHRRVGRSGTQWMIAEAEYLLRIASHRLSLARDTKTARLALELADQRLRDTNDPGWTGVREQIARDIAKLSAFEAPDEAGMSARLSALIEQIPQLQLARATIGPERTLPERPDRDPSERSWDTLLDDLWGGLKDSVRIHERDQPVQAMLAPEHQFFLYENLKLQMEAARLGLARNDQALFHDNLATAGEWLNKYFNPEDGTTKAIGEAIAQMRDVQIRPELPDISQSLRTLQVRKKLMEDVAPSGVAEQ; this is translated from the coding sequence ATGAGTGAAGAAGATCCGAAACCGGGCGTCATAATCGACGTTGAACCGGAAGACGCAACGCCGGCGCCAGACGAACACGCCATCGACGCAGACAACGAGCCGCAGGCGCAAACGCCCACGGAGACCGGTCAGGAAAAGTCCGGTAGCAACATCCTGCCGTTGGTCATCGCCATCATCGCGTTGCTGTCTGTGGCCGGCGCCGGCTGGTACGGCTACGAATACACCAAGCAATTGCGCGAAGAACTAGCCGCGATGAATGTGCGCGTCGAGCAGGCCCGCGAGCAACAAACCCAGCTCAACAACGCCCTGGGCAACGCCACCGAAACACTGCGCGCACAAGAAGGCGTGCTCGGCGAACAGCAGCAGGTGTTGTCGCAGCAGCAAGATGCCGTGCAGCAGGCGCGCGATGCCTTCAAACAGCAGGAGCAAAAACTCGCCGACGAGAACGTGCGTCTGCAAGAACGCGAAGCCGAGCTGCGCGCCGCTGTCGCCGATGTCCATCGCCGGGTCGGTCGCTCGGGCACGCAATGGATGATCGCCGAGGCCGAATACCTGTTGCGCATCGCCAGCCATCGCCTGAGTCTCGCACGCGATACCAAAACGGCGCGCCTCGCTCTCGAACTGGCCGACCAGCGCCTGCGTGATACCAACGATCCCGGCTGGACCGGCGTGCGCGAGCAGATCGCGCGCGATATCGCCAAGCTGAGTGCGTTCGAGGCACCAGACGAGGCCGGCATGTCGGCCCGCCTGTCGGCCTTGATCGAGCAGATTCCTCAACTTCAGCTGGCACGCGCGACGATCGGACCGGAGCGCACGCTGCCGGAACGCCCGGATCGCGACCCTAGCGAGCGCAGCTGGGATACCCTGCTCGACGACCTATGGGGTGGCCTGAAGGATTCGGTGCGTATCCACGAGCGCGATCAACCGGTGCAGGCCATGTTGGCGCCCGAGCATCAGTTCTTCCTGTACGAAAATCTGAAACTCCAGATGGAAGCGGCCCGCCTCGGCTTGGCGCGCAACGATCAGGCGCTGTTTCACGACAACCTGGCCACCGCAGGCGAATGGTTGAACAAGTATTTCAACCCCGAAGACGGTACCACCAAGGCGATCGGCGAGGCGATTGCCCAGATGCGCGATGTGCAGATCCGTCCCGAGCTGCCGGATATCAGCCAGTCGCTGCGCACCCTGCAGGTGCGCAAGAAGCTGATGGAAGATGTCGCGCCGAGCGGAGTGGCTGAGCAATGA
- a CDS encoding L-threonylcarbamoyladenylate synthase, translating into MTDRPDHFRLRLAARLLREGAVIAYPTEAVFGLGCDPLNRRAVYRLLAIKQRPVEKGLILIASDISQLLPFVSIPSTVLRAELEATWPGPVTWLLPTRPETPKWLRGEHTTIAVRVTAHPVAAALCDAFGGPIVSTSANASGRPPARTALQARRRCPGIDAILNGKTGGRARPTEIRDAATGRTVRPA; encoded by the coding sequence ATGACTGATCGCCCCGATCATTTTCGCCTGCGACTCGCCGCTCGCCTGCTGCGCGAGGGCGCGGTCATCGCCTACCCCACCGAGGCCGTATTCGGCTTGGGTTGCGACCCGCTGAATCGGCGCGCGGTCTATCGACTGCTGGCAATCAAACAACGTCCCGTCGAGAAAGGCCTGATCCTGATCGCCAGCGATATCAGCCAGCTACTGCCCTTCGTTTCGATACCGAGTACCGTGTTGCGCGCCGAACTGGAGGCGACCTGGCCCGGCCCTGTGACCTGGTTGCTGCCGACCCGGCCCGAAACACCAAAGTGGTTGCGTGGCGAACACACAACCATCGCGGTTCGCGTAACGGCACATCCCGTCGCCGCTGCCCTTTGCGATGCCTTTGGCGGTCCGATCGTATCGACCAGCGCCAATGCCAGCGGCAGACCCCCGGCGCGCACCGCACTGCAGGCAAGACGCCGATGCCCAGGCATCGATGCGATCCTGAACGGCAAGACCGGTGGGCGGGCACGCCCGACCGAGATTCGCGACGCGGCGACGGGACGCACCGTCAGACCTGCTTAG
- a CDS encoding thioredoxin family protein, translating into MSEAQTFNCDLEDFEDKVLAASAATPILVDFWADWCAPCHAIAPHLKTVIEGLDGAVRLCKVEVDEGDNMKLAGRYRLRGFPTVILFQHGEERGRFSGARASHWIREWIDEHLNV; encoded by the coding sequence ATGAGCGAAGCACAGACCTTTAATTGCGATCTGGAAGACTTCGAAGACAAGGTGTTGGCGGCATCGGCGGCGACCCCGATCCTGGTCGATTTCTGGGCAGACTGGTGTGCACCGTGCCATGCCATCGCGCCGCACCTCAAGACCGTGATCGAAGGGTTGGATGGTGCCGTCAGGCTGTGCAAGGTCGAGGTCGATGAGGGCGACAACATGAAACTGGCGGGCCGCTACCGTCTACGTGGCTTTCCGACCGTTATCCTGTTCCAGCACGGCGAGGAACGCGGACGTTTCAGCGGCGCGCGTGCATCGCACTGGATCCGCGAGTGGATCGACGAGCATCTGAACGTATAG
- the hemC gene encoding hydroxymethylbilane synthase produces the protein MSEAPIRIATRKSPLAMWQAEHVADALRKAHPGLEVELLGMSTQGDKILDTPLAKIGGKGLFVKELEQRMLEGDADIAVHSMKDVPVELPDGLHLAVILEREDPRDAFVSNHHASLVALPEGARVGTSSLRRQCQLADQRPDLEIIPLRGNVNTRLKKLDDGEYDAIILAAAGLLRLGLAERIRSFIDTEHSLPAIGQGAIGIECRSDDDRINSLLAPLHHAPTAARVRAERAMNHRLEGGCQVPIGGHATLDGDQLFLRGLVGTVDGSEIVRAEITGPEADAEQLGTALAEELLAHGAAKILAELYAEH, from the coding sequence ATGTCCGAAGCGCCCATTCGCATCGCTACCCGCAAATCCCCCCTGGCCATGTGGCAGGCGGAACACGTCGCCGACGCGTTGCGCAAAGCCCATCCCGGCCTGGAAGTGGAATTGCTCGGTATGAGTACACAGGGCGACAAGATTCTGGACACGCCGCTGGCCAAAATCGGCGGCAAAGGTCTGTTCGTCAAAGAGTTGGAGCAACGCATGCTCGAAGGCGACGCAGACATTGCCGTGCACTCGATGAAAGACGTGCCGGTCGAGCTGCCCGATGGCCTGCACCTGGCGGTCATCCTCGAACGCGAAGACCCACGTGACGCCTTCGTTTCGAATCACCATGCCAGCCTGGTCGCCCTGCCCGAAGGCGCACGCGTCGGTACGTCCAGCCTCAGACGCCAGTGCCAGCTTGCCGACCAGCGGCCCGACCTCGAGATCATCCCGTTGCGCGGCAACGTCAACACCCGCCTCAAGAAACTCGACGATGGCGAATACGATGCCATCATCCTCGCCGCCGCCGGATTGCTGCGCCTCGGCCTGGCCGAACGCATCCGTAGTTTCATCGATACCGAACACAGCCTGCCGGCGATCGGGCAAGGCGCGATCGGCATCGAATGCCGCAGCGACGATGACCGTATCAATTCGCTGCTGGCGCCGTTGCACCATGCACCGACCGCAGCGCGGGTACGTGCCGAACGCGCGATGAATCACCGGCTCGAAGGTGGCTGCCAGGTGCCGATCGGCGGGCACGCCACGCTCGACGGCGACCAACTGTTTCTGCGCGGCCTGGTGGGCACCGTCGACGGTAGCGAGATCGTGCGCGCCGAGATCACGGGCCCCGAAGCAGACGCCGAACAACTCGGTACAGCGCTGGCCGAGGAACTGCTCGCGCATGGCGCCGCCAAGATTCTCGCTGAGCTGTATGCCGAGCACTGA
- a CDS encoding uroporphyrinogen-III synthase: MSQSASPCDLGGLSVLVTRPAHQSEGLCSAIEGSRGRPVRFPTLEILGPRDKREARTQLTGASRADLLIFISANAVQYAFPLLPEQLPVDVDIAAVGSATARALTDAGLDPTLTPDRMDSEGLLALPSLQNVAGKTVYILRGEGGRELLYDTLVERGALVQQVDVYRRQVPQRPAGTNNLVQNWERLVDAVSATSNAILDNLFTLLGEPGAALIRGTPLVVVSQRMAEHAVELGCEVVYVASSARDADVLATLCEVEADLN; this comes from the coding sequence TTGAGCCAGTCTGCATCACCCTGTGATCTCGGCGGCCTGAGCGTGCTGGTCACGCGGCCGGCACACCAGTCCGAAGGCCTGTGCAGTGCGATCGAAGGGTCACGCGGCAGACCGGTGCGTTTCCCCACGCTCGAGATCCTCGGGCCACGCGACAAGCGCGAGGCGCGCACACAGCTGACGGGAGCCAGCCGGGCAGACCTGTTGATCTTCATCAGCGCCAACGCCGTGCAATATGCGTTTCCACTTCTGCCGGAGCAGCTGCCGGTCGATGTCGACATCGCCGCCGTCGGCAGTGCGACCGCCCGGGCGCTGACGGACGCCGGGCTCGACCCCACGCTGACCCCCGATCGCATGGACAGCGAGGGATTGCTGGCGCTGCCCTCGCTACAGAACGTAGCGGGTAAAACCGTGTACATCCTGCGTGGTGAAGGTGGGCGCGAACTGCTGTATGACACCCTGGTCGAGCGCGGCGCGCTGGTCCAGCAAGTCGACGTCTATCGCCGCCAGGTGCCGCAGCGCCCTGCCGGCACAAACAACCTGGTGCAAAACTGGGAACGTCTGGTCGATGCCGTCAGCGCGACCAGCAATGCGATCCTCGACAACCTGTTCACCTTGCTGGGCGAACCAGGCGCCGCCCTGATCCGTGGCACACCGTTGGTGGTGGTCAGCCAGCGCATGGCCGAGCATGCGGTGGAGCTTGGTTGCGAAGTCGTCTACGTGGCCTCATCCGCGCGCGACGCCGACGTACTGGCGACCCTGTGCGAGGTTGAAGCCGATTTAAATTGA
- a CDS encoding heme biosynthesis HemY N-terminal domain-containing protein: MRALLKVWLFVLAGAGIGVILSRDSGYVLMSVGNYTIEMSLALLLMLIAALFVATYFGIRLMVRTLHLPRDVQKWKQKRGSRMAQQAMTRGLLEMSEGNWRNAERRLVRFADRSETPLLNYLAAARAAQLQGAHDRRDGYIRLAHECMPSADVAVSLTQAELQLADHQLEQALATLKHLRSVAPKHNYVLRLLRRLYEQLGDWEHLRELLPELKRRKVEEDDDLNRLEIRTHRALLEQAFLAGDERRLSIAWADVPKGLRDDPQILGDYAGYLQEAGQDAKAEQLLRDALRKRWDAGLVETYGLLETSEPGKQLSHMEKLLAEHPDDPTLLLTLGRLSLRAQLWGKARGYLEACIGRNGPAQAYRELGQLLEHMNEPDKAIDIYRRGLAGTGGPDPVALPREIGKTKANRPMLDEQPQQPSTHEVAQHNPEPSA; encoded by the coding sequence ATGAGAGCGCTGCTCAAAGTCTGGCTGTTCGTGCTGGCCGGAGCCGGGATCGGCGTGATCCTGAGCCGCGACAGCGGCTACGTGTTGATGTCTGTCGGCAACTACACGATCGAGATGAGCTTGGCTTTGTTGTTGATGCTTATCGCAGCCTTGTTTGTTGCGACCTATTTCGGTATCCGCCTGATGGTGCGTACGCTGCATCTGCCGCGCGATGTCCAGAAATGGAAGCAGAAACGCGGCTCGCGTATGGCGCAACAGGCCATGACGCGTGGGCTGCTCGAGATGTCCGAAGGCAACTGGCGCAACGCCGAGCGCCGCCTGGTGCGCTTCGCCGATCGTTCAGAGACACCGCTGCTCAACTACCTGGCTGCAGCGCGCGCCGCCCAATTGCAGGGCGCGCACGACCGGCGCGATGGTTACATCCGCCTGGCACATGAATGCATGCCGTCGGCCGACGTCGCAGTCAGCCTGACCCAGGCCGAGTTGCAGCTCGCCGACCATCAGTTGGAACAGGCGCTGGCAACCCTCAAACACTTGCGCAGTGTCGCGCCGAAGCACAACTACGTACTACGCCTGCTACGCCGTCTGTATGAACAGCTCGGCGACTGGGAACACCTGCGCGAACTGTTGCCGGAGCTCAAGCGGCGCAAGGTCGAAGAAGACGACGACCTGAACCGTCTCGAAATCCGCACCCATCGGGCATTGCTCGAACAGGCGTTTCTGGCCGGAGACGAACGCCGCCTGAGCATTGCCTGGGCCGACGTACCCAAAGGACTGCGTGACGATCCTCAGATACTCGGTGACTACGCCGGCTACCTGCAGGAGGCCGGGCAAGATGCCAAGGCCGAACAGCTGTTGCGCGACGCACTGCGCAAGCGCTGGGACGCGGGGCTGGTCGAGACGTATGGCTTACTGGAAACCAGTGAGCCCGGCAAACAATTGTCGCATATGGAAAAACTGCTGGCCGAGCATCCCGACGACCCGACGCTGCTGCTCACGCTTGGCCGATTGAGCCTGCGCGCGCAGCTGTGGGGAAAGGCGCGTGGCTATCTCGAAGCCTGTATCGGCCGCAATGGTCCGGCGCAGGCCTATCGTGAACTGGGCCAGCTGCTCGAGCACATGAACGAACCGGACAAGGCGATCGACATCTACCGTCGCGGCCTGGCCGGCACCGGCGGTCCCGACCCGGTGGCGTTGCCGCGGGAGATCGGCAAGACCAAGGCCAACCGGCCGATGCTCGATGAACAACCGCAGCAACCATCGACGCACGAGGTTGCGCAGCACAACCCCGAACCGTCAGCTTGA
- the hemF gene encoding oxygen-dependent coproporphyrinogen oxidase, whose amino-acid sequence MPDTPDIEAVKSYLLDLQTRICDALGSEDGEAFREDSWERPGGGGGRSRVLEGGNLFEKAGVNFSHVFGDGLPPSATAQRPELAGRSFQAMGVSLVIHPRNPYVPTSHANVRFFVAEKADADPVWWFGGGFDLTPYYGNRDDARHWHETAKAACDPFGEEVYPRFKKWCDDYFFLKHRNEPRGIGGLFFDDLNEWGFEQSFAFMRSVGDHYIPAYLPIVQRRCKHAYGEHEREFQLYRRGRYVEFNLVYDRGTIFGLQTGGRTESILMSLPPLVTWRYDWQPEPGSAEAELYEVFLQPRDWLAEKEVKMD is encoded by the coding sequence ATGCCCGATACGCCCGATATCGAAGCCGTCAAAAGCTACCTGCTCGATCTGCAAACCCGCATCTGCGATGCCCTAGGCAGCGAAGATGGCGAGGCTTTTCGCGAAGACAGCTGGGAACGACCCGGTGGTGGCGGTGGCCGATCGCGCGTGCTCGAAGGCGGCAATCTGTTCGAAAAAGCGGGCGTCAACTTCTCGCATGTGTTCGGCGACGGCCTGCCGCCTTCGGCCACTGCGCAACGACCGGAACTCGCCGGACGCAGCTTCCAAGCCATGGGCGTGTCGCTGGTCATCCACCCACGCAATCCCTACGTGCCGACCTCGCATGCCAACGTGCGTTTCTTCGTTGCCGAAAAAGCGGATGCCGACCCTGTCTGGTGGTTTGGCGGCGGATTCGACCTGACGCCTTACTACGGCAATCGTGACGACGCCCGACACTGGCACGAAACGGCCAAAGCCGCATGCGACCCGTTTGGCGAAGAGGTCTATCCGCGTTTTAAGAAGTGGTGCGACGACTATTTCTTTCTCAAGCACCGCAACGAACCACGCGGTATCGGCGGATTGTTTTTCGACGATCTGAACGAATGGGGATTCGAGCAATCCTTTGCCTTTATGCGCAGCGTCGGCGATCACTACATCCCCGCCTATCTGCCGATCGTTCAACGCCGGTGCAAACACGCCTACGGCGAGCACGAACGCGAGTTTCAACTCTATCGACGCGGCCGCTACGTGGAGTTCAACCTGGTCTACGATCGCGGCACCATCTTCGGACTGCAGACCGGTGGGCGCACAGAATCTATCCTGATGTCCCTGCCGCCACTGGTTACCTGGCGGTACGATTGGCAACCCGAGCCAGGATCGGCAGAAGCCGAACTGTACGAGGTGTTCCTGCAGCCACGCGATTGGCTCGCCGAAAAAGAAGTGAAAATGGATTGA